A stretch of Oryza brachyantha chromosome 4, ObraRS2, whole genome shotgun sequence DNA encodes these proteins:
- the LOC102701076 gene encoding U-box domain-containing protein 9-like — MAKPPPTEGEAEDAAALRRRLRRLVASATAGGAPAAVFDEAAAALAALREAEVGGGGRKGAAGGGGEEAAAAVVPARFLCPISSEIMRDPVVIESGQTYDRQFIEEWFSAGNQICPQTQQVLSHTILIPNQLVRTMISQWCMENGITLPQIESQNGDRVICQNEDRVICQNGDRDICQNSEQKKFDEIFVKITSATSSGERKQAIKDLRLLTKRNSEFRVVLEQRPDSIAQMILARSTPGLQNDAQVLEDMVTIILNFSIHDSNKKIIGDDSEAIQFLIWALKSGDMGSRSNSAAAIFTLSAIDSNKEKIGELGAMEPLIDLLEHGNIIAKKDAASAIFNLCLLQENRSIATRSGIIDVAMRAIEDHSLVNESLAILALLSRNHEMVEIITEFNGTASMLRSIRESDCKRSKENAMVVLFAICTYNRTKLKEVEADESINGSLALLAQTGTQRARRKASGILEKMKRTMHNRHCSC, encoded by the exons ATGgccaagccgccgccgacagagggggaggcggaggacgccgcggcgctgcggcggcggctgcggcggctggtggcttccgccaccgccggcggcgcccccgCGGCCGTGTTCGacgaggccgccgcggcgctcgcGGCGCTGAGGGaggcggaggtcggcggcggcgggaggaagggcgcggcgggagggggcggggaggaggcggcggcggccgtcgtcCCGGCGCGGTTCCTGTGCCCGATCTCGTCCGAGATCATGAGGGACCCCGTCGTCATCGAGTCCGGCcag ACCTATGATCGGCAGTTCATTGAGGAGTGGTTTAGTGCAGGAAACCAGATATGCCCACAGACCCAACAAGTGCTCTCACACACCATTCTCATTCCTAACCAGCTTGTCCGTACCATGATCTCACAGTGGTGCATGGAAAATGGGATCACTTTACCACAGATTGAGAGCCAAAATGGAGATCGTGTTATTTGCCAAAATGAAGATCGTGTTATTTGTCAAAATGGAGATCGTGATATTTGTCAAAATAGTGAGCAGaaaaaatttgatgaaatatTTGTCAAAATAACTTCTGCAACAAGCAGTGGTGAACGGAAGCAAGCAATCAAGGATCTTCGGCTTCTTACAAAACGTAACAGTGAATTCAGAGTTGTTTTAGAACAGAGACCAGATTCCATTGCACAAATGATCTTGGCACGGTCCACCCCAGGATTACAAAATGATGCACAAGTACTGGAGGACATGGTGACTATAATTCTCAACTTTTCGATCCATGATAGCAATAAGAAGATCATTGGAGATGATTCAGAAGCAATCCAATTTCTCATTTGGGCACTGAAATCAGGAGATATGGGGAGCCGTAGCAACTCTGCAGCTGCCATCTTTACTCTGTCAGCTATCGACTCAAACAAGGAGAAGATTGGTGAGTTAGGGGCAATGGAGCCTTTGATTGATCTCCTTGAACATGGCAACATCATAGCAAAGAAAGACGCAGCATCTGCGATTTTCAATCTTTGTCTTCTCCAGGAGAACAGGTCAATAGCCACAAGAAGTGGGATCATTGATGTGGCAATGAGAGCCATCGAAGATCACTCCCTTGTTAACGAGTCCTTAGCTATACTTGCTTTGCTATCAAGAAATCATGAGATGGTGGAGATCATCACCGAGTTTAATGGTACCGCTTCCATGCTCCGTTCGATAAGGGAGAGCGATTGCAAGCGCAGCAAAGAGAATGCGATGGTAGTTCTCTTCGCTATATGCACGTACAACAGGACAAAGCTGAAGGAGGTCGAGGCAGATGAGAGCATAAATGGTTCCCTGGCATTACTTGCACAAACTGGAACTCAAAGGGCAAGGAGGAAAGCTTCTGGCATCCTTGAGAAGATGAAGAGGACGATGCACAATAGGCATTGTTCATGTTAG
- the LOC102701630 gene encoding two-component response regulator ORR29-like encodes MKMCAELGARFLVKKPVDVGTIQSLWQHLDLKVLRTEKIKDLLRGGIITCVGDKSTCDSEMNSFANNQKDDNKKKYYLMWTPHLQKKFLDALEILGEDASPKKIKMIMDVDNIDRRQIATHLQKHRLKLKMKLNKALFTNGSSNGSSNSGTEPAESHPRCRSTTLQPHPCSAQAAKITMQILPEDDDEHDDIYAAMRRALQDRTVFDECQYSMDPCGDEHDVGGGYGCAGEANARDSSSGDHHQVAAVAEEDMINNMPSPEDMQATRGKAPVFSLVDYSDSESG; translated from the exons ATGAAGATGTGTGCCGAACTTGGCGCTCGATTTTTGGTCAAGAAGCCTGTTGATGTTGGAACCATACAGAGTTTGTGGCAGCATCTTGACCTGAAAGTTTTAAGAACGGAGAAGATCAAGGATTTGCTTCGAGGTGGCATTATAACTT GTGTCGGAGATAAAAGCACTTGTGACAGTGAAATGAATTCTTTTGCTAATAACCAGAAGGATGATAACAAGAAGAAATACTATCTCATGTGGACTCCACATCTgcagaaaaagtttttggatgCTCTTGAAATACTTGGAGAAG ATGCTTCACCTAAGAAAATAAAGATGATCATGGATGTGGACAACATAGATCGCAGACAGATCGCTACTCATCTTCAG AAACATCGGCTGAAACTTAAAATGAAGCTGAACAAGGCATTATTTACAAACGGAAGCAGCAATGGCTCATCAAATTCTGGAACTGAGCCTGCAGAGAGTCATCCCAGATGCCGTAGCACAACCCTGCAGCCTCATCCCTGCAGTGCTCAAGCTGCAAAAATAACT ATGCAAATCCTCCctgaagacgacgacgaacaCGACGACATTTATGCAGCAATGCGAAGAGCCTTACAGGATAGGACTGTCTTTGATGAGTGCCAGTATTCCATGGATCCTTGTGGTGATGAACATGATGTGGGAGGAGGATATGGATGTGCTGGTGAAGCCAATGCTAGAGACTCATCCTCTGGTGATCATCATCaggttgctgctgttgctgaaGAAGATATGATCAACAATATGCCTTCTCCTGAAGATATGCAAGCCACTAGGGGCAAGGCACCGGTTTTCAGCCTTGTGGATTATTCAGACTCGGAGAGCGGTTAA
- the LOC102701352 gene encoding two-component response regulator ORR29-like: protein MAQGVGNSPDGVFVIIVDEDKCHANYARSLLSSLNFHVIVYTSPVNALLFLENYAQDVAFVLAAVDMNQLSGFQFLEAARGQREDLQVIMMSAETTMPTMTRCVQLGACFLVKKPLTEATVGDLWQHVDLKFLRMEKIRELLQDPGQDTMDVLSYDDQISGGTEADEAEEAEVNSTEAKKNVKSIEVASNERGHGNAKIFDAAEGTMYKTTSKLSADQKVSTYNVQVLPKENEAHFEESKGSSCSGDHVPCKSDAGIGAGLVDYPDSDDDETNKSTST, encoded by the exons ATGGCTCAAGGGGTAGGGAACTCACCTGATGGGGTTTTTGTCATAATCGTTGACGAAGATAAGTGCCATGCGAACTATGCAAGAAGCCTGCTCTCTAGTCTCAACTTTCATG TGATAGTATACACAAGCCCTGTGAATGCTCTCCTTTTCCTGGAAAACTATGCGCAAGACGTTGCGTTTGTCTTGGCAGCAGTTGACATGAATCAACTCAGTGGTTTTCAGTTCCTCGAAGCTGCAAGAGGACAACGTGAAGACCTTCAGGTGATCA TGATGTCAGCTGAAACAACAATGCCAACAATGACGAGGTGTGTTCAACTTGGTGCGTGTTTTCTGGTCAAGAAGCCCCTTACCGAGGCAACTGTGGGTGATTTGTGGCAGCATGTTGACCTGAAATTTCTGAGGATGGAGAAGATCAGGGAGTTACTGCAAG ATCCTGGACAGGACACCATGGATGTTCTCAGTTACGACGACCAAATCTCCGGAGGAACTGAAGCTGATGAAGCTGAAGAAGCAGAAGTCAATTCCACTGAAGCTAAGAAGAATGTGAAATCAATTGAAGTTGCATCAAATGAGAGGGGACATGGCAATGCTAAAATCTTTGATGCAGCTGAAGGGACCATGTACAAGACTACCTCCAAATTGTCTGCTGATCAGAAAGTCTCCACCTATAATGTTCAGGTACTCCCAAAAGAAAATGAGGCCCATTTTGAAGAGAGCAAGGGTAGCAGCTGCTCAGGTGACCATGTCCCCTGCAAGAGTGATGCCGGAATTGGTGCAGGCCTTGTGGACTATCCAGactctgatgatgatgagactAATAAATCCACAAGCACTTAG
- the LOC102704048 gene encoding cell division cycle 5-like protein gives MRIMIKGGVWKNTEDEILKAAVMKYGKNQWARISSLLVRKSAKQCKARWYEWLDPSIKKTEWTREEDEKLLHLAKLMPTQWRTIAPIVGRTPSQCLERYEKLLDAACAKDENYEPNDDPRKLRPGEIDPNPESKPARPDPVDMDEDEKEMLSEARARLANTRGKKAKRKAREKQLEEARRLASLQKRRELKAAGIDTRQRKRKRKGIDYNAEIPFEKRPPPGFYDTVGEDRPLEHVQFPTTIEELEGKRRVDIEAQLRKQDIARNKILQRQDAPAAIMQANRLNDPEAVTKRSKLMLPPPQISDHELEEIAKMGNASDPSLVEELGEGSTATRALLANYSQTPRLGMTPLRTPQRTPAGKGDAIMMEAENLARLRESQTPLLGGDNPELHPSDFSGVTPRKKEMQTPNPMATPLASPGPGVTPRIGMTPSRDSSSFGLTPKSTPFRDELRINEEVDMQDSAKLELRRQAELRKSLRSGFASIPQPKNEYQIVMPPITEEEKEEAEEKIDEDMSDKLARERAEEQARQEALLRKRSKVLQRSLPRPPAASIEILRQALIKGGESRSRSTFVPPTSLEQADELINEELLRLLEHDNAKYPLDEKAQKDKKKGSKRQVNGVPSVPEIEDFDEDELKEASSMLEEEVQYLRVAMGHESESLEDFVKAHDACQDDLMFFPNNNSYGLASVAGNADKIAALQYEFEIVKKKMDDEAKKASRLEQKIKLLTQGYQVRAGKLWSQVQDTFKQMDTSATELECFQELQKQEQMAASYRIRNLTEEVNKQKALERTLQSRYGDLLTGYQRIQEQIEEHKRQLMIQEEMEAQKRAQEEEMEAQRRAQAEQEKERENHSAEEEAEQMDKSADEEAAGSNQVDEDQMDVDNSTADGEFVGPIPPGPDSEGDNNAVAVEQNSSSHNGDNATTDDAACSMIDDASKLGGQDHTDSKSELPTVGAKVDEGNAAASSDQDASSEANATVPE, from the exons ATGAGGATCATGATAAAGGGAGGGGTGTGGAAGAACACGGAGGACGAGATCCTCAAAGCGGCCGTCATGAAGTACGGCAAGAACCAGTGGGCGCGCATCTCCTCGCTCCTCGTCCGCAAGTCTGCCAAGCAGTGCAAGGCCCGCTGGTACGAGTGGCTCGACCCCTCCATCAAGAAG ACTGAATGGACAAGGGAAGAGGATGAAAAGCTACTGCATCTTGCTAAACTTATGCCTACTCAGTGGAGGACAATTGCACCTATTGTTGGTCGGACACCATCTCAGTGCCTTGAGCGTTATGAGAAGCTTCTTGATGCTGCCTGTGCAAAGGATGAGAATTATGAGCCTAATGATGATCCCAGAAAGTTGCGACCTGGTGAAATTGATCCTAACCCTGAGTCAAAACCTGCACGTCCTGATCCTGTTGATATGGATGAAGATGAAAAGGAGATGCTTTCAGAGGCAAGGGCTCGCTTAGCTAACACCAGGGGTAAAAAGGCAAAGCGGAAGGCGAGAGAGAAACAACTTGAAGAGGCAAGGCGACTTGCCTCACTGCAGAAAAGGAGAGAATTAAAGGCAGCTGGCATTGATACGCGgcagaggaagagaaagagaaagggtATTGATTATAATGCTGAGATTCCTTTTGAAAAGAGACCGCCTCCAGGCTTTTATGATACTGTTGGAGAGGACAGGCCACTAGAGCACGTACAGTTCCCAACCACTATTGAGGAACTTGAAGGTAAGAGAAGAGTAGACATAGAGGCACAATTAAGAAAACAAGACATTGCCAGGAACAAGATTCTGCAGAGGCAGGATGCTCCTGCTGCAATAATGCAGGCAAATAGACTCAACGACCCAGAAGCTGTCACAAAGAGGTCTAAATTAATGCTTCCACCACCCCAAATTTCTGATCATGAGCTAGAAGAGATAGCAAAGATGGGCAATGCTAGTGATCCTTCTTTAGTTGAGGAGCTTGGCGAAGGTAGTACTGCCACAAGAGCTTTGCTTGCTAACTATTCCCAAACTCCAAGGCTTGGAATGACACCACTGCGGACGCCACAAAGAACTCCAGCAGGGAAAGGTGATGCTATTATGATGGAGGCAGAAAATCTTGCGCGTCTAAGGGAATCTCAGACCCCTCTTCTAGGAGGGGATAACCCGGAGCTTCACCCATCAGATTTCTCTGGTGTTACGCCACGTAAGAAGGAAATGCAGACTCCAAATCCAATGGCGACACCTTTGGCAAGCCCTGGCCCTGGTGTTACCCCAAGAATTGGTATGACACCCTCCAGAGATTCAAGTTCTTTTGGTTTAACTCCCAAAAGTACTCCTTTCCGAGATGAGCTTCGCATAAATGAAGAGGTGGACATGCAGGATAGTGCTAAACTTGAGCTTCGTAGGCAAGCTGAATTGAGAAAAAGCCTACGGTCTGGGTTTGCTTCTATTCCACAGCCTAAGAATGAGTACCAGATAGTAATGCCACCTATCacagaggaggagaaggaagaagCTGAAGAGAAAATTGATGAGGATATGTCAGACAAGCTTGCACGAGAGAGGGCTGAGGAACAAGCGCGGCAGGAGGCCTTACTCAGAAAGAGATCCAAAGTTTTGCAGAGGAGTTTGCCAAGGCCACCAGCAGCTTCTATAGAAATTCTCCGGCAAGCTCTAATTAAAGGTGGTGAAAGCAGAAGCCGAAGTACCTTTGTGCCACCTACATCACTTGAACAAGCCGACGAACTAATAAATGAGGAGCTCCTAAGGCTCCTGGAGCATGATAATGCTAAGTATCCTCTTGATGAGAAAGCTCAAAAGGATAAAAAGAAGGGAAGCAAGCGCCAGGTGAATGGGGTGCCTTCTGTACCTGAAATTGAAGATTTTGATGAGGATGAATTAAAAGAG GCTAGTTCTATGCTTGAGGAGGAGGTTCAATACCTTCGTGTTGCGATGGGACATGAAAGCGAATCTTTGGAGGATTTTGTGAAAGCACATGATGCATGCCAAGATGACCTTATGTTTTTTCCTAATAACAACAGCTATGGTCTTGCCAGTGTTGCTGGAAATGCTGATAAGATAGCTGCTTTGCAATATGAATTTGAAATTGTGAAGAAGAAAATGGATGATGAAGCTAAGAAGGCTTCTCGGCTTGAGCAGAAAATCAAGCTTCTGACACAAGGATACCAG GTACGAGCAGGTAAACTCTGGTCACAGGTCCAAGATACATTCAAGCAGATGGACACTTCAGCAACAGAGCTTGAATGCTTCCAAGAGCTACAGAAACAGGAACAGATGGCTGCATCTTACCGCATCAGAAATTTGACCGAAGAAGTAAACAAACAGAAAGCGTTAGAACGGACTCTCCAAAGCCGCTATGGTGATCTGTTGACTGGTTACCAGAGGATCCAAGAGCAGATTGAGGAGCATAAGAGGCAACTAATGATACAAGAGGAAATGGAAGCACAGAAGCGTGCTCAGGAGGAGGAAATGGAAGCACAAAGGCGTGCTCAGGCTgagcaagaaaaagaaagagagaatcaTAGTGCTGAAGAGGAAGCGGAACAGATGGATAAGTCTGCTGACGAAGAAGCTGCAGGAAGCAATCAAGTCGATGAGGATCAGATGGATGTTGACAATTCTACTGCTGATGGTGAATTCGTAGGTCCAATTCCCCCAGGACCAGATTCTGAAGGCGACAACAATGCGGTAGCTGTTGAACAGAACTCTAGCTCGCACAATGGTGATAATGCTACCACGGATGATGCGGCTTGTAGCATGATTGATGATGCATCGAAATTGGGAGGTCAGGATCACACCGACAGCAAGAGTGAACTTCCAACTGTTGGTGCCAAAGTAGACGAGGGAAATGCTGCTGCATCTTCTGATCAAGATGCCTCAAGTGAGGCGAACGCCACTGTTCCTGAATAG